The segment AGTTATGCACATGAGTAAAAAACAGCCAATCCGCGTCTTTCTCGATCCGGAAACCCACAGCCGCCACCTCATTCAGGCGGGCACCAACGGCCTGACCTCCTCGGCCCTGTCGGAACGCCTGATTGAATACGGCCTAGCGCAACTGGAGAGCGGCGACAAAGCACCGCTGGAAGCCCTTTCCCGTGCCGCCTCCCCCGCTCCCCACAGCAACGAGGCCTGATCCTGTGCCCCCTGCCCGTCATCCGTCGCCCTTCGGTCGCACGGCGTACTTAGCCCGCCCCGGCGCGGCTGTCATACCCGAGGCACGAGCGGTTGACAGCCGTGACGGGGTGGGCTGCCGTGCAGAAAGACCGAAGGGCCACGGAGGGCGGGTTGGGGCACCCCCCTGCCTCGATTCCCGAGCTCTGAGGGAGCGGGGCCAGCGGTGCCTCCACGGCAGGGACTATGCACGCGCCGCCACCTACTACGCCCAGGCCGAATACCTGGCACTAGTACAAAACGGCGTGACACCTGAAACCACTGAGCTATCCATTCTCGCGGACTACTGCTTAACCCAAGCCGCCAGAACCCAACGCTAACGAAAAGGAACCATCACCATGATCAACACCATTCAAGCCCACGTTATCGGTGCCTCTCGCTACAAGATGGATAACGGCGTCCAGGGCGCCAAAATTTCCATCATGCAGGCTGCCTCTGCCGAGAACGAAAACGCTATCGGCAATCAGGTCAGCGTCATGACAGCGCCCTATGACATTTTCGACCAGCTCCACGCCGCTGCCCCGCACATGCCCTGTGCCATGGAACTGGATATAGAACTCCGCACCTCCTCCGCTGCGGCCGGTGGCAAAACCGTGCTTCACGTCATCGCCGCCCGCAAACCCAACGCTACCGGTAGCCAGCAACAAGCTACCGCCAGCGACAAAAAATAGGATTTTGAGCCATGGACACAACAGAAATTAGCGGTCTGTGGCTCCTGGTTTATTGCGTCGGCCTCGTCCTCGCCTTCGGGATCGGCGCGATAAATGGGGGCCAACGATGAACGATCCGAGCCTTACGTTTGTTGTTGGCACCCTTTTCACGTCCTACGCCGTCGGTTGGGCGTTTGGACACATCATCTTGACCCTTAAACGCTTTATGGAGTCTGTCTCATGAAACTTAAAACCATCGCACAACACGTAAAACAAGCCGCTACCACCACACGCGGCAAAGTCGCTGGCGGTGCTGCTCTCGTCATGAGTTCTGCTACCGCTCTTGCGCAAACTGCCCCCGCCGGTGCAGAAGCAGCTTTCAGCGAGGTTCAATCTCAAGGGGCTGATATGGCGGGTTACGCATGGCCTGTCGTTGCTTCCATCACCGCCGCCTTAATCGGCATCAAGCTGTTTAAGAAGTTTGCTAACCGCGCCTCTTAATACCGCTAAGCAAGGGACAACCAAGGGGCGGAAACGCCCCTTTTTATATAGCGAGGGCAACATGATTAAAAAAGCCGTTTTACCACTGCTCTTAGCGCCTTTTTTAATGGTGTTTTCTATTTTTTCTTATGCTCAAGCAACTGGCGCTTATTATTATGATGGTAGTCAGGGGTATAGCTCACCTACAGCTTTTTGCGCTGCTAACAAACCAAACGACACTGATACTGTAACTAGCGGAAGTGGTGTTAAGTTTAATAGATCAGATAGGTTTATCTGTGTAGGTTCAGTAAGACATGCTGCTAATCAAGGTGATTATGCAGGCGAGCTTATTACTAACGACTCTGTTTACGCTCAAGGTTATGTCGGCACTTGTACTTCTGCTAAACCTTCCTGCAATTTAGATAATGAATTTAATGAAGCTGTTAAGCAAAATCCTAATTTAATGCCCAAACTGTCAGATGAAGAGTGCCAGACTCAAAATTCCGGTACTTATTCAGGTTCAGCATCAGCAGCTAATTATCTTGCTGCTGGTGGTGCAGTTAAAACTGCGGGCGGTGCTTGTTCTGTTTCCGGTACCGGTGGTGTTGTTGCTTGTGGCGGTACTGATGACAATGTTTCTTGTTCTGTTCCTATTCAAGCTTCCTCTACAGGTGAATACGGCGAGTACGTCGAGGGTGAATACATCGCGTCGCTAGGCGATGGTGGCACTTTCTCTGTTGTTGACTTTAATACCCCCGAGTATCTAAACGAGCTCCCTGGCGGCTGCTCTGACCCGTCTAGCTGCGTCACCATTGGCGATACCTCTTATTTAGTCGATTGGGA is part of the Halomonas alkaliantarctica genome and harbors:
- a CDS encoding tail virion protein G7P-2, with amino-acid sequence MDTTEISGLWLLVYCVGLVLAFGIGAINGGQR
- a CDS encoding major coat protein; its protein translation is MKLKTIAQHVKQAATTTRGKVAGGAALVMSSATALAQTAPAGAEAAFSEVQSQGADMAGYAWPVVASITAALIGIKLFKKFANRAS